The sequence AAGGCAGGAGCTAATGCAAGAGATATTAAACAAAGTACCAGCAGGTGTTGGTTCAAGAGGAAGGTTAAAACTATCAAAAGAACAACTTAAAGAGGTTGCTATAAAAGGTGCAAGGTGGGCAGTGGAATACGGTTTTGGTTTTGAGGAGGACCTTATGCACATAGAAAGTTCAGGAACACTTCCTGATGCAGATCCGGATAAAGTATCAAACTTTGCATATGAGAGAGGCTCTGAAGAATTAGGAACAGTAGGTTCAGGAAATCACTTTGTTGAAATACAGGCGGTTGATGAGATATACGACGAAAATACCGCACAAAAGCTCGGCATTAGCATAGGACAAGTGATGATTATGGTACACTCTGGTTCAAGGGGATTTGGACACCAGGTGTGCGTAGATTACCTAAAAGTTGCAAAGGACGCTTTAGATAAGTATAAAATACACATACCAGATATGCAACTCGCGTGCATGCCCTTTAGATCAGAAGAAGGACAGAACTACTTTAAAGCCATGAACTGTGCAGCAAACTACGCCTTTGCCAACAGGCAGATACTGGGTTTTATCACCGCTGACACTTTAAGGAGGTTTCTTGGTATATCGTGGGAAGAGTTAGGCTACAGAGTAGTGTATGACCTTGCCCATAACATAGGAAAGGTAGAGAGGTATAAAATTGACGGTGAAGAGAAGGAGCTTTTAGTACACAGAAAAGGTGCAACAAGAGCCTTCCCTCCTTACAATCCAGATGTACCACCGGCTTACAGGGATGTAGGTCAACCTGTGCTTATACCCGGTGATATAGGCAGGTATTCTTTTCTTCTTGTGGGTGCGCCCAAGAGTATGGAAATAAGTTTTGGAAGTGCGTGCCACGGCGCTGGTCGGCTGATGTCTAGAACAAAAGCCAAGGAATATGCAAGAAAAGAGGGTATAGAGAAAGTACTTAGCGGTCTTGTGGTGGTTGCAAGGGGAAAAGGTACCATTATGGAAGAGATACCTCAGGCGTACAAGGATGTGACAGAGGTAGTTAAAGTTGTAGACGCTCTTGGAATAGCAAAGCTCGTAGCAAGACTAAAACCCCTTGGGACTTTAAAAGGTTGATAGGTGTATTATAATATAACCTTCTGGAGGAACTTATGGGCGAATTTGAAAGACTACTTGAGAAAAGTCTTGAAGAAGCAAAAGAGATAAGGAGGGGAGAAGTAATACCTTGTAAGGTTATAAAGGTGGACGATAGAAATGTATATGTGGACATAGGCTACAAAGTGGAAGGAATAATTCCAAGGGAAGAACTTCCTGATGTAAAGGAAGGAGATCAGATAAAAGCAGTGGTGATAAAAATAGCGAGGGGAGGCTCGCCCATACTTTCCTACAAGAAGTACATAGAGGAGAAGTATGTATACTTTTTGCGCTCCGCTTACGAGAAGGGAAGGTTCTTAACAGGAAAAGTTAAAGAAAAGACCCAAGAAGGTTATACGGTGGATATAAATGGCATTAGTGCCTTTATGCCCTATAACGAAGCTGGTAGAAGGATTAAGGAAGGTTCAAGAGTAGTGGTAAAGATAATAGAATTTCAAAACACAAAGGAAGGTATAAAACTGAAGGTATCTCAGAAAGCCTACTTGGCACAGCAAGAAAAGCGCAAAAAGGAAAGGCTTTTGGAAAAACTAAAAGTTGGTGATGTAGTGGAAGGCAAAGTGATAAAAATAGACCCAGAAAAAGGCATAACCTTATTGGTTCAAGGAGTTCTAAGAGCGTTCCTTCCAAAGGAAGAGCTCTCGTGGGGTAGAGATAAAAATCCTTACAACTATGCGGAAATAGACGAAAAACTAAGGGTGAAGGTAAAGCGCATACCCAAAGATGGCGAGTTCATATTTGTGAGCTTAAGAGAAATGAAGGAAAACCCTTGGGAAAAGATAAAGGATAAGATAAACAAGGGAGATACCGTATCTGGTAAAGTAGTAGAAATATCAGAAAGAGGGTTGGTGGTAGAAGTACAAGAAGGTGTAGAAGGTTTTGTACCCAAGGAAGAGATATCTTACGACGGTGAGGTAAATTACAAGAAAGGTTCGGAAGTAAAGGCAAAGGTATTGGAATTTGAACCTGCAAAGAAAAGGTTGATCCTTAGCATAAAGAGAGCTTTGCCAAAACCTTGGGAGGAGTTTTTCAAGAAACACCCCACAGGTAGTAAGGTAATAGGTACTGTGGAACGAATAGAGGGTGCAAAAGCTATAGTAGACTTAGGAGGTGGAGTAAAGGGTGTAATACACAGAAGTGATCTGTCTTGGGTAAGGCCTGGCAGGATAGAGGAGGTACTCAAAGTTGGTGAGCAAAAGGAGTTTGCAGTCCTTGCCATAGAAGGCAGGTTTATAAAGCTTGGACTAAAACAGTTAACGCCTAATCCTTGGGACCTTATAAAGCAAAGGTACCAAGTAGGACAAAAAGTAATCCTAAGGGTAAAGTCCGCTCACCCTTTTGGTGTTTTTCTTGAGTTTCCAGAAGGCTTAGACGGTCTTTTGCCCCTTTCTGAGATACCAAAAGGTACTGAGATAAAAGAAGGCTCAGAGGTAGAGGTTAAGATACTTGAAATATCTCCAGAGGATGGAAGAATAACGCTGACCATGAAAGAAGATAAAGAGGAGAAAAAGGAGGAGGTCATCACCACATCTTCTGAGAGTGGTTTTACCTTGGGAGACATACTTAAAAAGAAGATGAAACTATAATGGCAAAAAAAAGCATAGTAGACCAAATCTGGAAAGAGGGTAGTGTTTCAAAAAAAACTCTCTACAGTATGCTCAATTATGTGTTTGATCTTATAAGCAAAGCTCTTCAAGAGGGACAAGAGGTTAAGATTTCCAGTTTTGGAACTTTCAAAGTTAGACAAACCAAAGATAGAAAAGGGAGAAACCCAAGAACTGGTGAGATGAAAGTCATAAAGGCTAAAAGAACAGTACAGTTTAAGGCAAGCAAAAAGCTGACCGTAAGGTTGAACATGCTGGTTAAAAAGTGTAAAATTTAGTTTAAGCAACGGGGTGTGGCGCAGGTGGAAGCGCGCTGGCATGGGGGGCCAGAGGTCACGGGTTCAAGTCCCGTCACCCCGATTTTGTGGTATAATGCGTATCAGGAGGCAAACTCATGGCAAAGGTGAAGATGAAGACTAACAGATCCGCAAAGAAGAGGTTTAAGATAACCGCAAAGGGTAAAATAAAGAGGTGGCGTGCAGGTGGTTCTCACTACAACACTAAAAAAGCAAAGGACAGAAAGAGAAGGCTCAGGAAACCCACCCTTGTGAGTAGTGGCTGGGAAGATAAGGTAAGGGGGCTTTTGAAGGAATAAACTCTTGAAATAAGGACTCTAAAGGAATAATTTATTTCTTATACTCTAAAGGATATCTCGTGGAGGAAATAGTATGGGTTATATGATAAGGACGGTTATACTTTTGGGTGTTCTAACAGGCCTTTTCCTTTTTGTGGGACATCTGATAGGTGGCAAAACAGGTATGACAATAGCTCTTATACTTGCAGGTATTATGAACTTTATAGCCTATTGGTTTTCTGACAAGATAGTTCTGTCCATGTACGGCGCTAGGGAAATAAGCTACGAAGAAGCACCATGGCTTCACAGAATAGTGGAAGAGCTATCACAGAAGGCTAATATTCCTAAACCGCGCATCTATCTTGTTCCCATGGAGCAACCTAATGCTTTTGCCACAGGAAGAGGTCCAGGACACTCTGCGGTTGCGGTAACATCAGGTATACTGCACCTTTTGGATGAGGACGAGCTAAGAGGTGTCTTAGCGCACGAGATTGGTCATATAAAAAACAGGGATGTCTTGGTTGCTACCATGGCAGCAACTATAGCGGGTGCCATATCCTATCTAATAAACATGTTCCAGTGGATGCTACTTTTTGGAGGAGGCAGGGATGAGGAAGACAGGGGAGGATGGGCAGGATTGGTAGGTAGCCTTTTACTTATCATCCTGACACCTATTATAGCCATGATCATACAGATGGCTATATCAAGGTCAAGGGAGTATTTGGCAGACGAAACGGGTGCCAAGATAAGCGGTGATCCTCTTGCTCTTGCGAGAGCTCTTGAGAAAATACACAACTATGTTTATCAAATTCCTGCAGAAGTCAATCAAGGCACAGCTCATCTTTTCATAGAAAATCCCTTGTCTGGTGAAGGTATATGGGAGCTCTTCTCCACACACCCATCAACGGAAAAGAGAATAGAAAGGCTCAAAGAGCTCGCCAGAAAGATGGGAGTTTATGCGTGATAAGAGTTTAGGAAGAAGAAAAGGGAAAGCAAAAACCCCCACAGTACTACAAACAGTTTGACTTTTTTTCTATCAAATCTTAGGGATAACCTTGCACCCGCATAACCACCCAACGCGAAACCTAACATCATCAAAAAAGCATAAGACCACAACACATGCCCGCTAAAGAGGAAGTATACAGAAGCTATGCCGTTTATAGTCATACCTAATATATTCTTTATACCGTTGGCTATGTGTATGTCTGCTATTCCCACCATTCCTAAAGATGCGAGCATAATTATCCCTATACCTGCACCAAAGTATCCACCATACAGGGCTGTAAGAAACTGGGCGATAAACACCAAAGGATAGGATCTGCCTTTTAGGTGAACCTTTGTCCATGTGATAAGCTTTTCGTTGAGCATCAATAAGATGGTTGCAAAAAGTATGAGAAAGGGTATGAGTATTCTAAAAGTGTTTGAGGATGTTTTTACAAGAAGGTATGCGCCAGCAAAGCCTCCCAATATGGATGGTATGAGTAGCGCTTTTAAATGTTCTTTACCTTTCTTTACATGATCCCTAAAACCTAAAGCGGAAAAAAGACTTCCCGTCCAAAGGGATACTGTATTGGTTATGTTGGCTGAGATGGGATCTGTTCCAAGCCATACAAGCACAGGGAAAGTAATAAGAGTCCCACCTCCTGCCACAGCATTGGTAGCACCAGCAAGAAAAGATGCCACAAGCACCACTAAAAACTCTGTCATACTATCCTGCCAAACTCCTCAAACTTAAATCTGTAAGCTCTTGGAAGAAGTTTTTTTGTTGGGTCCTTGTAGCCTATAGCGAGGATCATGGGAACTATTTTTTCCTTGTCTATGTTTAGAAATTCCTTTAGAAGAGTCTCATCGAATCCTTCCATGGGGTGAGTTTCAAGTCCGTAAGCCCTTGCCACTATCATAATAGTCATACCAAAAAGTGCAGTATCCCTTATGGCTTTCCTCTTTGCTTTTTCCTTATCTTTCCAACCTTCTAATATCCTCTCTCTGAGGGTATCCCTGTTTTCTGCAGGTATGTAGCCTAAGTCTATCCAGCTATCTAACACCCTATCCACATGTTCAAAGCCCGCTTTAGTATTGGCGATAAGCACTATGTTAGCGGACGCATCTTCTACCTTCTGCTGTCCGTAGCATATCTCTTTGAGCTGTTTTTTCTTTTCTTTATCTTTAACAACTATGACTTCCCAAGGTTGTAGGTTGTATCCAGAAGGAGCAGTTGCGGATATCTCAAGTATTTCTTTTATTGTTTCGTCAGGTATATCTCTTGTAGGGTCAAAGAAAGTTATAGACCTTCTTTCCGTTATAAGTTTTAGGCATTCCTTCATATCAAAAAACCTCCTTGAGAATTTACAGAAGTGATTTTATAACTTCTGGCGCCATTGGTAGGTTGTTTATTTGTATGCCATAACCCCAGAGCAGAGCGTTTGCAACAGCAGGAGCCACGGGTGGAAGTGCGGGTTCTCCTACGCCACCCATAGGTCCATCACTTTTTACAATGTGAACCTCTACCTGAGGTGCTTCCGCCATGGTAAGTATGGGATAGGTGTCAAAGTTAAGACTGCTGGGTCCATTCTTAGAAAAGCTCACTTTTTCCTTTAAGGTAGCGCTAAGACCCATTATAACAGCACTTTCTACCTGAGAAACAAGAAGGTCTGGATGTACTACTAAGGGTCCTATATCTATGGCACATACTACGCGATGAACCTTTATCTCTCCTGTGTTTTTATTTAGGGATACTTCCACCACCTGCGCCACATGACTGCCAAAAGAGTAGTGGTAAGCAAGACCCATAGCCTCTCCGTACATTGGTCTTTTGCCCCAACCTGCTTTTTCTGCCACCACCTCTATGACCTTCTTAGCTCTCTCATGGTTTTTTAAAAGCTCTAACCTTAACTCCACTGGGTCCCTTTTTCCTAAATGCGCAAGCCTGTCTATGAATGTTTCTAAAGTGAAAGCGTTGTGAGTGCTACCAACAGATCTCCAGAACCAAACAGGAATAGGAAGGTCCACCTTTACGAACTCCACATGCACATGAGGAATTTCATAAAACATGTTCTCTATACCTTCTACCGCTGCCCTGTCCACCCTTGAGGGTCTTCCTGCCCATTCAAAAACC comes from Hydrogenobacter hydrogenophilus and encodes:
- a CDS encoding RtcB family protein, with protein sequence MGLKEALVRLSDYVYVLKENTIIGQRVPVYFYISDRLFEHLEEDAIRQAANAGTLPGVEKAIYVMPDVHVGYGFPVGGVMAVNTQTGIISPGSIGYDINCGVRLIATNLSEERILPIRQELMQEILNKVPAGVGSRGRLKLSKEQLKEVAIKGARWAVEYGFGFEEDLMHIESSGTLPDADPDKVSNFAYERGSEELGTVGSGNHFVEIQAVDEIYDENTAQKLGISIGQVMIMVHSGSRGFGHQVCVDYLKVAKDALDKYKIHIPDMQLACMPFRSEEGQNYFKAMNCAANYAFANRQILGFITADTLRRFLGISWEELGYRVVYDLAHNIGKVERYKIDGEEKELLVHRKGATRAFPPYNPDVPPAYRDVGQPVLIPGDIGRYSFLLVGAPKSMEISFGSACHGAGRLMSRTKAKEYARKEGIEKVLSGLVVVARGKGTIMEEIPQAYKDVTEVVKVVDALGIAKLVARLKPLGTLKG
- a CDS encoding S1 RNA-binding domain-containing protein translates to MGEFERLLEKSLEEAKEIRRGEVIPCKVIKVDDRNVYVDIGYKVEGIIPREELPDVKEGDQIKAVVIKIARGGSPILSYKKYIEEKYVYFLRSAYEKGRFLTGKVKEKTQEGYTVDINGISAFMPYNEAGRRIKEGSRVVVKIIEFQNTKEGIKLKVSQKAYLAQQEKRKKERLLEKLKVGDVVEGKVIKIDPEKGITLLVQGVLRAFLPKEELSWGRDKNPYNYAEIDEKLRVKVKRIPKDGEFIFVSLREMKENPWEKIKDKINKGDTVSGKVVEISERGLVVEVQEGVEGFVPKEEISYDGEVNYKKGSEVKAKVLEFEPAKKRLILSIKRALPKPWEEFFKKHPTGSKVIGTVERIEGAKAIVDLGGGVKGVIHRSDLSWVRPGRIEEVLKVGEQKEFAVLAIEGRFIKLGLKQLTPNPWDLIKQRYQVGQKVILRVKSAHPFGVFLEFPEGLDGLLPLSEIPKGTEIKEGSEVEVKILEISPEDGRITLTMKEDKEEKKEEVITTSSESGFTLGDILKKKMKL
- a CDS encoding HU family DNA-binding protein translates to MAKKSIVDQIWKEGSVSKKTLYSMLNYVFDLISKALQEGQEVKISSFGTFKVRQTKDRKGRNPRTGEMKVIKAKRTVQFKASKKLTVRLNMLVKKCKI
- the rpmI gene encoding 50S ribosomal protein L35, with product MAKVKMKTNRSAKKRFKITAKGKIKRWRAGGSHYNTKKAKDRKRRLRKPTLVSSGWEDKVRGLLKE
- the htpX gene encoding zinc metalloprotease HtpX, whose protein sequence is MGYMIRTVILLGVLTGLFLFVGHLIGGKTGMTIALILAGIMNFIAYWFSDKIVLSMYGAREISYEEAPWLHRIVEELSQKANIPKPRIYLVPMEQPNAFATGRGPGHSAVAVTSGILHLLDEDELRGVLAHEIGHIKNRDVLVATMAATIAGAISYLINMFQWMLLFGGGRDEEDRGGWAGLVGSLLLIILTPIIAMIIQMAISRSREYLADETGAKISGDPLALARALEKIHNYVYQIPAEVNQGTAHLFIENPLSGEGIWELFSTHPSTEKRIERLKELARKMGVYA
- a CDS encoding sulfite exporter TauE/SafE family protein, with product MTEFLVVLVASFLAGATNAVAGGGTLITFPVLVWLGTDPISANITNTVSLWTGSLFSALGFRDHVKKGKEHLKALLIPSILGGFAGAYLLVKTSSNTFRILIPFLILFATILLMLNEKLITWTKVHLKGRSYPLVFIAQFLTALYGGYFGAGIGIIMLASLGMVGIADIHIANGIKNILGMTINGIASVYFLFSGHVLWSYAFLMMLGFALGGYAGARLSLRFDRKKVKLFVVLWGFLLSLFFFLNSYHA
- a CDS encoding nitroreductase family protein; amino-acid sequence: MKECLKLITERRSITFFDPTRDIPDETIKEILEISATAPSGYNLQPWEVIVVKDKEKKKQLKEICYGQQKVEDASANIVLIANTKAGFEHVDRVLDSWIDLGYIPAENRDTLRERILEGWKDKEKAKRKAIRDTALFGMTIMIVARAYGLETHPMEGFDETLLKEFLNIDKEKIVPMILAIGYKDPTKKLLPRAYRFKFEEFGRIV